The Anaerotignum faecicola genome contains a region encoding:
- a CDS encoding transposon-encoded TnpW family protein codes for MAQNNKATQTPKANPAGSFSMRMGSTTYIIGVHFSSESKDTLEDKMKRLMRDDVKADNF; via the coding sequence ATGGCACAGAACAACAAAGCAACCCAAACACCCAAAGCAAATCCGGCAGGCTCGTTCAGCATGAGAATGGGCAGCACCACCTATATCATCGGCGTTCATTTCAGCTCAGAGAGCAAGGACACCTTGGAGGACAAGATGAAGCGGCTGATGCGTGATGATGTGAAAGCAGATAATTTCTAA